A part of Pseudomonas sp. HR96 genomic DNA contains:
- a CDS encoding PA1571 family protein yields MNLHHSGERAAPAQHSRSAPTLGGSWIDVDGREVPITEEMIQSACLELEKRLVNPARPVKDN; encoded by the coding sequence ATGAACCTGCACCACAGCGGCGAACGCGCCGCCCCTGCGCAACACAGCCGCTCGGCCCCGACCCTGGGCGGTTCCTGGATCGACGTCGACGGCCGCGAAGTGCCGATCACCGAGGAAATGATCCAGAGTGCCTGCCTGGAACTGGAAAAGCGCCTGGTCAACCCGGCAAGGCCGGTCAAGGATAATTGA